One Deltaproteobacteria bacterium DNA window includes the following coding sequences:
- a CDS encoding YihY family inner membrane protein, with protein sequence MNRESVIKAVRFLKTDIWRIRSRDLPRPKFLIIHSLRVIVLTVRGITEDRTMLRGSALTFFSLLSIVPVVAMIFGVAKGFGFEKTVERALYENFEGQEAVISKVFEFARTLLENVKGGLVAGIGLLLLFYSIIKILSHIENAFNDIWGVKKGRSLGRKVTDYLSLMLISPLLFTLSSAVTVFISGSARFIVQKISLLSAVGPMIFYLLKALPYFTVWVLFTFLYMFIPNTRVHFKSGLLGGFVAGTMYVLFQNVYITFQVGVSRYNAIYGSFAALPLFFIWLQISWLIVLFGAEMTFAHQNVDTYEFEQDCLSVSHSFKKLLSLRIVNLLVHKFSEGSEPWSASQISQALDIPIRLVRQILYELTRSRIVSEVRVENDREMAYQPAKDPEGLTLYSVIAALEKAGTDNIPVLQSEELDKISKSLETFERLVEQSNANKPLKEI encoded by the coding sequence TTGAATCGGGAAAGTGTTATTAAAGCGGTCCGGTTCCTGAAAACCGATATCTGGAGGATTCGATCCCGGGATCTTCCACGCCCGAAGTTCTTGATCATACACTCGCTTCGTGTAATCGTGCTCACCGTTCGCGGAATCACCGAGGATCGGACCATGTTGAGGGGGTCGGCCCTGACATTTTTCAGCCTGCTTTCCATCGTTCCCGTCGTGGCCATGATCTTCGGAGTAGCCAAAGGTTTCGGATTTGAAAAGACGGTGGAACGGGCCCTGTACGAGAACTTCGAGGGCCAGGAGGCGGTAATCAGCAAGGTCTTCGAGTTCGCCCGCACCTTGCTTGAAAACGTCAAGGGAGGACTCGTGGCCGGGATCGGACTCTTGCTGCTTTTCTATTCGATCATCAAGATCCTTTCCCATATCGAAAATGCCTTCAATGACATCTGGGGCGTAAAAAAGGGACGAAGCCTGGGGAGAAAGGTGACCGATTACCTCTCCCTCATGCTCATCAGCCCCCTCTTATTCACCCTTTCAAGCGCGGTGACGGTATTCATTTCGGGGAGTGCCAGATTCATTGTTCAGAAGATATCTCTTTTGAGCGCCGTTGGTCCCATGATTTTTTATCTCCTCAAGGCCTTGCCCTATTTTACCGTCTGGGTCCTTTTCACCTTTCTTTACATGTTCATTCCAAACACCCGGGTACATTTTAAGTCCGGACTGCTGGGAGGTTTTGTCGCAGGCACCATGTATGTTTTGTTCCAGAATGTATACATCACCTTCCAGGTCGGAGTATCACGATATAATGCCATATACGGAAGTTTCGCAGCCCTTCCCCTTTTCTTTATTTGGCTCCAGATAAGCTGGTTGATCGTGCTTTTCGGGGCGGAGATGACCTTCGCCCATCAGAACGTGGATACTTACGAATTTGAGCAGGACTGTCTTTCCGTCAGTCATTCCTTCAAGAAACTGCTTTCCTTGCGTATCGTAAACTTGTTGGTCCATAAATTTTCGGAAGGCAGCGAGCCGTGGAGCGCCTCTCAGATATCTCAGGCCCTGGATATTCCCATACGACTGGTCAGGCAGATCCTTTACGAATTGACGAGATCCAGGATCGTCTCCGAGGTTCGAGTCGAAAACGATAGGGAAATGGCCTACCAGCCTGCCAAGGACCCCGAGGGCCTGACCCTTTACAGCGTGATCGCAGCATTGGAAAAAGCGGGGACTGACAACATACCGGTGCTTCAATCGGAGGAACTGGACAAGATCAGCAAGAGCCTTGAGACATTCGAAAGACTCGTTGAACAGTCAAACGCCAATAAACCCCTAAAGGAGATCTGA
- a CDS encoding 2-oxoacid:acceptor oxidoreductase subunit alpha, translating into MGISIVPSPLPAGTYFFSGSDAVAEGAIAAGCRYYGGYPITPSSEIMERIARRFDDVGGVFMQMEDELASICSVIGASWAGAKAMTATAGPGLSLMMEGIGYAAFTEAPIVVVDIQRAGPCTGQATHVGSGDIMQVKWGSHGDYQVIAYSPWSVQEMYDLTIKAFNMAERYRVPVFLMGSEAMAHLREQVVISGKVEVFHREKKPGAPPFDTGEPDGVPPMPAFGEGENLLVTGSTHDGYGFRKSDDPGVHERLVSRLHRKIMDHRREIQEVEMFHCDEDNLDGAVVGYGFTARSALFAVNHLRAEGKRVGMVRLKTLWPFPDDVIHEISERAGWLFVPEMNRGQVVHQVREYAACEVFSLNQTDGRTIHPGIIEENMRRLS; encoded by the coding sequence ATGGGAATCAGTATCGTGCCGAGCCCTTTGCCGGCGGGCACCTATTTTTTTTCCGGCAGCGATGCGGTGGCCGAGGGTGCAATCGCGGCGGGGTGCCGCTACTATGGGGGGTATCCCATCACCCCTTCGAGCGAGATCATGGAGCGCATCGCAAGACGGTTTGATGACGTGGGCGGTGTGTTCATGCAAATGGAGGATGAGCTGGCTTCCATCTGTTCGGTGATCGGGGCCTCATGGGCCGGGGCCAAGGCCATGACTGCAACGGCCGGCCCCGGGCTGAGCCTGATGATGGAAGGCATTGGGTATGCGGCCTTTACCGAGGCGCCCATCGTTGTGGTGGACATCCAGCGGGCCGGTCCCTGTACCGGTCAGGCCACCCATGTAGGGTCCGGGGATATCATGCAGGTCAAGTGGGGATCTCACGGAGATTACCAGGTGATAGCCTATTCTCCCTGGTCTGTACAGGAGATGTATGACCTTACCATCAAGGCCTTCAATATGGCCGAACGGTACCGGGTCCCAGTATTCTTGATGGGTTCCGAGGCCATGGCGCACCTGAGGGAACAGGTGGTTATCAGTGGGAAGGTAGAGGTTTTTCATAGAGAGAAGAAGCCCGGCGCTCCGCCCTTCGATACCGGGGAGCCGGACGGAGTCCCGCCTATGCCCGCCTTCGGGGAAGGGGAAAACCTCCTTGTAACCGGTTCCACCCATGATGGATACGGCTTCCGAAAGTCCGATGATCCCGGGGTGCATGAAAGGCTCGTAAGTCGGCTCCATCGAAAGATCATGGATCACCGAAGGGAAATCCAGGAGGTGGAAATGTTCCACTGCGATGAAGATAATCTGGACGGGGCGGTGGTCGGCTATGGATTTACAGCCAGGAGCGCTCTTTTCGCCGTTAATCATTTGCGTGCAGAGGGAAAACGGGTCGGCATGGTGCGGTTGAAGACCCTGTGGCCCTTTCCAGACGATGTGATCCACGAGATCAGCGAACGCGCCGGGTGGCTTTTCGTACCCGAAATGAACAGGGGACAGGTGGTCCATCAGGTCAGGGAGTATGCGGCCTGCGAAGTCTTCTCCCTGAACCAAACGGACGGAAGGACTATTCATCCCGGCATCATCGAAGAAAACATGAGGAGGCTTTCCTGA
- a CDS encoding poly-gamma-glutamate hydrolase family protein, with amino-acid sequence MKRYLSYEQLELEEKQGRDYRVRFRWGPTGIAVMAPHGGRIEPGTGEIAEGVAGWEHSFYCFEGLKKEGNLSLHIPSPLFNEPIAIRVAESSHTVVTIHGCKTEEEVIFIGGRDELLASKIGKKLETCGFSVRESHRLPGIHPMNLCNRCRSGKGVQIEISASLRRSMFRFRSSRFNWLFKNAASTVAFQQPVKEETTKTFSNLVAALREGLR; translated from the coding sequence ATGAAAAGGTACCTGAGTTACGAGCAACTGGAGTTGGAGGAGAAGCAAGGGCGGGACTATCGGGTAAGATTTCGATGGGGTCCCACAGGGATTGCGGTCATGGCACCCCACGGTGGAAGAATAGAGCCAGGGACTGGTGAAATCGCGGAGGGCGTCGCTGGCTGGGAACATTCTTTCTATTGTTTCGAGGGTCTGAAGAAAGAGGGTAACCTATCGCTTCACATCCCCAGCCCTCTTTTCAACGAACCTATTGCCATTAGAGTCGCGGAATCCTCCCATACCGTTGTCACCATCCACGGATGCAAGACCGAGGAAGAGGTGATCTTCATCGGGGGGAGAGACGAGTTGCTCGCCTCAAAGATCGGCAAGAAATTGGAGACATGCGGCTTTTCAGTAAGGGAAAGCCATAGATTGCCGGGAATCCACCCGATGAACCTGTGCAACCGGTGTCGGTCTGGAAAAGGTGTACAGATTGAAATATCAGCATCTTTGCGGCGTTCCATGTTCAGATTCAGATCCTCCAGGTTTAACTGGTTGTTTAAAAACGCGGCAAGCACAGTAGCCTTTCAACAACCTGTTAAAGAAGAAACCACGAAAACCTTCTCAAACCTCGTGGCGGCCTTGAGAGAAGGTTTGAGGTGA
- a CDS encoding enoyl-CoA hydratase/isomerase family protein translates to MEKPLKLEMKENIAILTLNRPKAFNAFNHEVVEPLTRNLMSITKDPDVDGVVITGEGKAFCAGGDLKWLSKYEKSRSEPFHNLAALFHQGILEIRRMPKPVVAAINGFAAGGGFSLALACDFRVMETSATLLQGYTSNGLSIDGGGTFTLPRIVGLARAMEIVAFDRPIPAEKALSWGLITKVVEDGKSLEESLNLIREILKRPLSSFAASKRLLGESFQVPLEVELEREREALAWCAEHPNGIEGIQAFLEKRKPRYNAR, encoded by the coding sequence ATGGAAAAACCGCTAAAACTGGAAATGAAGGAAAATATCGCAATCCTCACCCTCAACCGACCTAAAGCCTTCAACGCTTTCAACCATGAAGTGGTAGAGCCCCTCACCCGGAATCTCATGTCGATCACAAAGGATCCGGATGTGGACGGGGTCGTCATTACCGGTGAAGGAAAGGCCTTTTGCGCCGGAGGGGATCTCAAATGGCTCTCAAAGTATGAAAAAAGTAGGTCAGAGCCCTTCCACAACCTTGCCGCACTCTTTCACCAGGGGATCCTTGAAATCAGGCGGATGCCCAAACCCGTTGTGGCCGCCATCAACGGGTTCGCTGCAGGAGGAGGTTTTTCCCTGGCCCTCGCCTGTGATTTCAGGGTGATGGAGACCTCGGCCACGCTCCTTCAGGGATATACCAGTAATGGCCTCAGTATCGATGGCGGCGGGACCTTCACCCTGCCCCGAATCGTCGGCCTGGCCCGGGCCATGGAAATCGTGGCCTTCGACCGTCCCATCCCGGCCGAAAAGGCCCTCTCCTGGGGCTTGATCACCAAAGTGGTGGAAGACGGCAAATCCCTTGAGGAGTCCCTGAACCTGATCAGGGAGATACTCAAGCGCCCCTTGTCTTCCTTTGCGGCCTCAAAAAGACTCCTTGGGGAATCCTTCCAGGTCCCTCTCGAAGTGGAACTTGAGCGGGAGCGTGAAGCCTTGGCATGGTGCGCGGAACATCCTAACGGGATCGAAGGCATCCAGGCATTTCTGGAGAAAAGGAAACCCCGGTATAACGCCCGTTGA
- a CDS encoding amino acid ABC transporter ATP-binding protein, whose protein sequence is MIEIIDVHKWFGEFHVLRGINLTVARQERIVICGPSGSGKSTLIRCINRLEEHQRGEIIVDGIELTNNIKNIEKIRAEVGMVFQHFNLFPHLTILENLTLGPVWVRKVPRKEAEEAAMHYLEKVHIAEQAKKYPGQLSGGQQQRVAIARSLCMNPKVMLFDEPTSALDPEMIKEVLDVMIELAQEGMTMIVVTHEMGFAKSVAHRVLFMDYGQIVEGNTPEEFFENPQHERTKLFLSQILH, encoded by the coding sequence ATGATTGAAATCATCGATGTACACAAGTGGTTCGGAGAGTTCCACGTGCTCCGGGGAATCAACTTGACGGTGGCCCGCCAGGAACGGATCGTAATCTGCGGTCCTTCCGGCTCGGGAAAGTCCACCCTGATCCGCTGCATCAATCGCCTTGAAGAGCATCAACGGGGCGAGATCATTGTAGACGGCATCGAGCTGACCAACAATATCAAGAACATAGAGAAAATCCGGGCGGAAGTGGGCATGGTCTTTCAGCATTTCAATCTATTTCCGCATCTCACCATCCTTGAAAACTTGACCCTTGGCCCGGTTTGGGTCCGGAAGGTTCCCCGGAAGGAGGCCGAGGAGGCGGCCATGCATTACCTCGAAAAGGTCCATATCGCCGAGCAAGCCAAGAAATATCCAGGCCAGCTTTCCGGTGGGCAACAACAACGTGTCGCCATTGCCCGAAGCCTTTGCATGAATCCCAAGGTAATGCTCTTCGATGAACCCACTTCCGCACTGGATCCGGAAATGATCAAGGAGGTGCTCGATGTCATGATCGAACTGGCCCAGGAAGGGATGACCATGATCGTAGTGACCCACGAAATGGGGTTTGCCAAGAGCGTGGCCCACCGGGTGCTTTTCATGGACTACGGCCAGATCGTGGAAGGAAACACCCCGGAAGAGTTTTTCGAGAACCCACAACACGAGCGAACCAAGCTTTTTCTCAGCCAAATCCTCCATTAG
- a CDS encoding 2-oxoacid:acceptor oxidoreductase family protein, with the protein MAGVKQLRLCGLGGQGLVLGGMILGKAAAYDGKYVAGSDSYGVRVRGGYALSDLVVSGGPIVYPHVLEPDILVPMAQEAYEEHVGGVGRGGIVIYDEQLVRARPIDGLSQVGIPATSRAIRDLKQKQAANVLILGAVAAITGIVSRDSLERAVKDTVNERFLDANLKGVDLGYRIGEEKWRLQAEHKDLS; encoded by the coding sequence ATGGCGGGTGTTAAGCAGTTGAGATTGTGCGGACTCGGCGGACAGGGGCTCGTCCTGGGGGGAATGATCCTGGGAAAAGCGGCCGCCTATGACGGAAAATACGTGGCGGGTTCCGATTCTTACGGGGTGAGGGTCCGCGGAGGATATGCCCTGTCCGACCTGGTGGTTTCCGGTGGGCCCATCGTCTATCCCCACGTCCTGGAACCCGATATTCTTGTTCCCATGGCCCAGGAGGCCTATGAAGAACATGTGGGGGGAGTGGGCCGGGGCGGAATAGTGATCTACGATGAACAGTTGGTGCGGGCAAGGCCCATCGATGGCCTGTCCCAGGTTGGGATCCCCGCAACCTCCAGGGCCATCCGGGACCTGAAACAGAAGCAGGCGGCCAATGTCCTCATACTCGGGGCTGTGGCCGCCATTACGGGAATCGTGAGCAGGGATTCCCTTGAAAGGGCGGTGAAAGATACGGTGAATGAGCGCTTTCTGGATGCGAACCTGAAGGGCGTTGACTTGGGATACCGGATCGGAGAGGAAAAATGGCGTTTGCAGGCAGAACACAAAGACCTGTCCTAG
- a CDS encoding carbon-nitrogen family hydrolase: MRIACIQMEVGDRPKSEHIARAEKLLERVEEADLVLLPEVWNIGYFSFDRYRPESEAPGGETAERMSSMARKLGTYLLAGSWITREEGGKLFNTSFLFDRNGDLVAKYRKIHLFGYGSRETEILEGGKEIVTHRTDFGTIGIATCYDLRFPELFRKMMSMGTEIFLVVSGWPFPRLEPWILFNRVRALENLAFLVSCNCAGVNRGVRFCGHSMIVDPWGKAVAAGGDEEEVITADIDKDMVTRAREEFPALRDIVFPP, translated from the coding sequence ATGCGTATCGCCTGCATACAGATGGAGGTCGGGGACCGGCCGAAAAGTGAACACATCGCCCGGGCGGAAAAGCTTCTCGAACGGGTAGAGGAAGCAGACCTCGTTCTTCTTCCGGAGGTCTGGAACATCGGATATTTTTCCTTCGATCGCTACAGGCCGGAAAGTGAAGCGCCGGGAGGTGAGACGGCGGAGAGGATGTCCTCTATGGCGCGGAAATTGGGGACCTACCTCCTGGCCGGGAGTTGGATCACCCGTGAGGAAGGGGGTAAGCTTTTCAATACCAGTTTCCTGTTCGACCGTAACGGGGACCTCGTCGCCAAGTACCGGAAAATCCATCTCTTTGGCTATGGCTCCAGGGAGACGGAAATCCTCGAGGGCGGAAAAGAAATCGTCACCCACAGGACCGATTTTGGCACCATCGGGATCGCGACGTGTTATGATCTCAGGTTCCCTGAACTCTTCAGGAAGATGATGTCCATGGGCACGGAGATTTTTCTCGTGGTTTCGGGGTGGCCTTTCCCCAGGCTGGAGCCGTGGATTCTTTTCAACCGGGTGCGCGCCCTGGAGAATCTCGCCTTCCTGGTCTCTTGCAACTGCGCGGGAGTAAACCGTGGGGTACGTTTCTGCGGCCACAGTATGATAGTGGATCCATGGGGCAAGGCCGTGGCCGCTGGAGGAGACGAAGAAGAAGTGATCACGGCCGATATCGACAAGGACATGGTCACCCGGGCGAGGGAGGAATTCCCGGCCCTCCGGGACATAGTGTTCCCTCCTTGA
- a CDS encoding FAD-dependent oxidoreductase, producing the protein MAFAGRTQRPVLDTKLCRQCGVCVRACPADSTADFRLDENTVRGYLYMETDLAERASLPPCTAACPLDQKVMDYVRLLSLGRVKEALLTVREDNPLPGLCAYVCHHPCESACLRGTWDEPVAVRELKRHAFLYEKDNREEILEVLKSRKRPLTGRKAVIVGAGPAGLACSYELAMGGMEVQVMDALDRPGGMLIHGIPSFRLPRWVIEHEVEMVRSLGVEFMTSFRLGKDVTFRELREEENGAIVVTTGAWKDLELGIEGEGDEGCIPCLEFLGKANRGELGSVSGRVLVIGGGNAAVDTARCASRLGAREVVILYRRGPEEMPALREEMKAALDEGVRIEYRVAPVRMIREGDRVTGVELVRTRPGSPDDSGRRSPVPLPGSAFKEPADLIVTAIGQRPDPSFLEGDSVSPEGRVRCSADGMVEGMEGVFAAGDAVTGPSTVVEAIASGKRVARRVLEYLGEAEAC; encoded by the coding sequence ATGGCGTTTGCAGGCAGAACACAAAGACCTGTCCTAGATACGAAGCTTTGCCGGCAATGCGGAGTCTGTGTCCGTGCATGCCCTGCGGACAGCACAGCGGACTTCAGGCTCGACGAAAACACGGTCAGAGGATACCTATACATGGAAACGGACTTGGCGGAAAGGGCCTCTTTGCCTCCTTGCACGGCCGCCTGTCCCTTGGATCAAAAGGTGATGGACTACGTGCGGCTCCTTAGCTTGGGACGGGTCAAAGAGGCTCTCCTGACCGTCCGGGAGGACAATCCCCTCCCAGGACTTTGCGCCTATGTGTGTCACCACCCTTGTGAATCAGCGTGTCTTCGCGGTACTTGGGACGAGCCCGTGGCCGTTCGGGAACTCAAACGTCACGCCTTCCTGTATGAGAAGGATAACCGGGAAGAGATCTTGGAGGTCCTTAAAAGCCGAAAACGCCCCCTCACCGGTAGGAAGGCCGTGATCGTGGGAGCCGGACCCGCCGGGTTGGCTTGCAGCTACGAGTTGGCGATGGGGGGGATGGAAGTCCAGGTCATGGACGCCCTGGATAGGCCCGGAGGGATGTTGATCCACGGAATTCCCTCCTTCCGGTTGCCGCGGTGGGTGATCGAACACGAGGTGGAGATGGTTCGATCCCTTGGCGTGGAATTCATGACTTCCTTTCGCCTGGGGAAAGACGTTACCTTCCGGGAACTCCGTGAAGAGGAAAACGGTGCCATCGTGGTCACCACCGGGGCATGGAAAGACCTGGAACTGGGAATCGAGGGAGAGGGGGATGAAGGCTGCATCCCTTGCCTGGAATTCCTCGGCAAAGCCAACCGGGGGGAGCTTGGGTCCGTCTCGGGCCGGGTCCTGGTAATCGGGGGTGGGAACGCGGCGGTCGATACGGCCAGATGCGCCTCAAGGCTCGGCGCCCGGGAAGTGGTCATCCTTTATCGACGGGGCCCCGAAGAGATGCCGGCCCTTCGGGAAGAGATGAAGGCGGCGCTTGATGAAGGTGTCCGGATCGAATACCGTGTCGCCCCCGTAAGGATGATCAGGGAGGGAGACAGGGTTACGGGGGTGGAGCTGGTTCGTACAAGGCCGGGATCCCCCGATGATTCCGGGAGAAGAAGCCCGGTGCCCTTGCCTGGAAGCGCTTTCAAGGAACCGGCGGACTTGATCGTAACAGCCATCGGGCAGCGCCCTGACCCCTCTTTCCTTGAAGGGGATTCGGTTTCCCCGGAAGGGAGGGTGCGTTGTTCCGCCGACGGTATGGTGGAGGGTATGGAAGGCGTCTTTGCGGCGGGCGATGCCGTGACCGGACCCTCAACGGTCGTGGAAGCCATTGCTTCCGGGAAGCGGGTTGCACGCCGGGTCCTGGAGTACTTGGGAGAGGCTGAGGCATGTTGA
- a CDS encoding 4Fe-4S binding protein — protein sequence MLNRDCNRESIKRRIGGEEARIDFGRGRDAALLPHEAEYEAQRCMGARSCEACDLCRLLCPDLAITRNPVTGDIEIDLDFCKGCGICASICPKGAISMVLEEEQ from the coding sequence ATGTTGAACAGGGATTGCAATCGGGAGTCTATTAAGAGAAGAATTGGCGGAGAAGAGGCCCGGATCGATTTCGGGCGCGGACGGGATGCCGCCCTCCTTCCCCACGAGGCGGAGTATGAGGCCCAGCGCTGCATGGGCGCCCGGAGCTGTGAGGCGTGTGATCTTTGCAGGCTTCTTTGTCCTGATCTGGCCATCACCCGGAATCCCGTTACAGGGGATATAGAGATCGACCTGGATTTTTGCAAGGGATGCGGGATTTGTGCTTCCATATGCCCGAAAGGGGCCATCAGCATGGTCCTGGAAGAAGAACAGTAA
- a CDS encoding cytochrome c3 family protein, with translation MMGKRGLWLSMLILTSVFILFSGNLIAQEDSDEPPEEITINNEGYRQDRKGPVVFSHLAHAEDYEVACKDCHHDYEDGKNLWEEGDPVNRCSECHDPEVSDGNVKKLLLAYHAKCIGCHKRLVKEGISEEAPYNKCYQCHEKKTD, from the coding sequence ATGATGGGCAAAAGAGGATTGTGGCTTTCCATGTTGATTCTAACCAGTGTGTTCATCCTGTTTTCAGGGAACCTGATCGCCCAGGAGGACTCGGACGAACCCCCCGAGGAAATCACCATAAACAATGAAGGGTACCGGCAGGACCGAAAGGGTCCAGTTGTCTTTTCCCACCTGGCCCACGCCGAAGATTACGAAGTGGCCTGTAAGGATTGTCACCATGATTATGAAGATGGGAAAAATCTCTGGGAAGAGGGTGATCCCGTGAACAGGTGCTCCGAATGCCACGATCCAGAAGTAAGTGACGGCAATGTCAAGAAATTGCTCCTCGCTTATCATGCCAAGTGTATCGGATGTCACAAGAGACTCGTGAAGGAAGGGATATCAGAGGAAGCCCCTTATAATAAATGTTACCAGTGCCACGAAAAGAAAACGGACTAG
- a CDS encoding EI24 domain-containing protein, with protein sequence MDLIKGLQYNLRGLRIALADRKLLFWGLLRFILVIVIAIILSGIILAYHADILNLLWHKPQSQWVVWLWYLLSWVVSLFLVGISAVVSYILSQILFSVLIMDHMSRLTEKKVTGHVLEPKGVSLFQTFLHLIRQEIPRTVIPITLSLIIMVLSWFVPFLGPVMVFVSSGLTIIFLSWDNTDLIQARRLVPFKKRWAFLSRNILFHVGFGLPFLVPLLNLVFLSYAPVGATLYYLERHETKEAEEPQPPPLPSAE encoded by the coding sequence ATGGATCTTATCAAAGGACTTCAGTACAATCTCCGGGGACTCCGCATAGCCTTGGCTGACAGAAAACTGCTTTTCTGGGGGCTCCTCAGGTTCATCCTGGTGATCGTCATTGCTATCATCCTTTCAGGCATTATCCTGGCATACCATGCGGACATCTTGAACCTCCTTTGGCACAAGCCTCAGAGCCAATGGGTGGTCTGGCTGTGGTATCTTCTTTCCTGGGTGGTCTCCCTGTTTCTTGTGGGAATCTCCGCCGTTGTCTCATACATTCTTTCGCAGATTCTTTTCAGTGTCCTGATTATGGATCACATGTCCCGCCTCACGGAAAAAAAGGTGACCGGACATGTGCTGGAACCCAAAGGCGTCTCCCTTTTTCAAACCTTTCTCCACCTCATCAGACAGGAAATTCCAAGGACAGTGATCCCGATCACCCTTTCCTTGATCATCATGGTGCTGAGCTGGTTCGTTCCATTCCTGGGTCCCGTAATGGTATTCGTGTCCTCGGGCCTGACCATTATTTTCCTCTCCTGGGACAATACAGACCTTATTCAGGCAAGACGCCTTGTTCCATTCAAAAAAAGGTGGGCGTTCCTTTCAAGGAACATCCTGTTTCATGTTGGATTCGGACTGCCCTTTCTGGTTCCTCTGTTGAACCTGGTCTTCCTGTCTTACGCCCCTGTTGGGGCCACGCTCTATTATCTTGAAAGACACGAGACAAAGGAGGCCGAAGAGCCGCAGCCGCCACCCTTGCCCTCAGCCGAATGA
- a CDS encoding 2-oxoacid:ferredoxin oxidoreductase subunit beta, whose product MARDLEKYLRPEVKETPFCPGCGHGILMGLLLRAVDGLGLDMMKVLFVSGIGCAAWIPSPNFKADTLHTLHGRAIPFATGAKAFNPELNVIIVSGDGDLVSIGGNHLIHAARRNTDITVICANNMIYGMTGGQLACTTPIGAMSSTYPDGSPYQAFDLVKLVSAAGARYVARFAVTQPLSLIGALKRAISLKGFTFVEVLSPCPTQFGRRNRYGSPEKMIEMLRDQCVTREEARGMKPEELEGKMVTGVFVDGGC is encoded by the coding sequence ATGGCCAGAGACCTGGAAAAATACCTTCGCCCCGAAGTCAAGGAAACGCCCTTTTGCCCTGGTTGTGGCCATGGGATTCTCATGGGGCTTCTCCTCAGGGCGGTGGATGGACTTGGGCTAGACATGATGAAGGTCCTTTTCGTGTCCGGGATCGGTTGCGCCGCGTGGATCCCCAGCCCGAATTTCAAGGCTGACACTCTCCACACCTTGCATGGAAGGGCTATTCCCTTTGCAACGGGTGCAAAGGCCTTCAATCCCGAATTGAACGTTATCATCGTCAGCGGGGACGGAGATCTGGTTTCCATCGGGGGCAACCACCTGATCCACGCGGCCAGAAGAAATACCGACATCACGGTAATCTGCGCGAACAATATGATCTACGGAATGACGGGTGGACAACTGGCATGCACCACTCCCATCGGGGCGATGTCTTCCACCTACCCGGATGGGAGCCCTTACCAGGCCTTTGACCTGGTGAAATTGGTGTCCGCAGCCGGGGCCCGTTACGTGGCCCGGTTCGCGGTCACCCAGCCCCTCTCTCTTATCGGGGCCCTTAAACGGGCAATCTCCTTGAAGGGGTTCACCTTCGTGGAGGTTCTCTCCCCATGCCCCACTCAATTCGGGAGAAGAAACCGTTATGGAAGCCCGGAAAAGATGATAGAGATGCTCAGGGACCAGTGCGTCACCCGGGAAGAGGCCCGAGGCATGAAACCTGAAGAGCTGGAGGGAAAGATGGTCACGGGGGTATTTGTCGATGGCGGGTGTTAA